The Bacillus sp. Y1 genome includes the window TACCTGTAACATTGAGAGGAGAGCAAAGATGAAACAAATGCTAGAGTCAAATGAATATGCATCTTATTATTCCACGTATGTAGACTTGGTACCTGAGGGAGATATGATTAGCATCTTAATGCACCAAATGGAGGAGACAGAGGACATTATTAAGGAATTAACAGAACAGCAAGCCCATTTTTCTTATGGAGTAGGAAAGTGGAGTATCAAAGAAGTGATCGGACATATTGCGGATACTGAACGAATCATGGGATATAGGCTTTTATCTTTTGCACGTGGCGAAAAAGCTGAACTACCAGGATATGATGATAATGATTACGTAAGAAATGCTTCGTTCAATGGTCTATCCCTACAAGATTTACTTGAAAACTTTCAAATAACTCGTAAATCTACCTTACAGTTAATAAAAAGCCTTCCGAGTGAAGCGTTTTTACGTAGGGGAAAAGCTAATGGCTCAGAGGTTTCCGTCCGTGCACTAGTATACATTATAGCAGGACATGAGCTACATCACCGTAATCTCATTAAA containing:
- a CDS encoding DinB family protein — translated: MKQMLESNEYASYYSTYVDLVPEGDMISILMHQMEETEDIIKELTEQQAHFSYGVGKWSIKEVIGHIADTERIMGYRLLSFARGEKAELPGYDDNDYVRNASFNGLSLQDLLENFQITRKSTLQLIKSLPSEAFLRRGKANGSEVSVRALVYIIAGHELHHRNLIKERYMSSEAYPKTR